From the Eleutherodactylus coqui strain aEleCoq1 chromosome 7, aEleCoq1.hap1, whole genome shotgun sequence genome, one window contains:
- the NKX3-2 gene encoding homeobox protein Nkx-3.2, which translates to MALRSSSSLTPFSIQAILNKKEERGVSFPRLGRLLPSATSNPTITPHPSCCWRLFGEVGAEGLASSVAQGGLAGREQAGWDSDSALSEEGEAGRTAEGDLMEGSGMRKSQRPLEGRPKEEEEEETPGCSDCEMAASGSDPSPPDDDPKCDQLLLEAPKQRKKRSRAAFSHAQVFELERRFNHQRYLSGPERADLAASLKLTETQVKIWFQNRRYKTKRRQMAADLLAAAPAAKKVAVKVLVRDDQRQYQPGEVLRPSLLPLQPPYYYPYYCALPGWTLSAAAVAACTGGTP; encoded by the exons ATGGCTTTGCGCAGTTCCAGCTCCTTAACTCCTTTTTCCATCCAGGCCATCCTTAACAAGAAGGAGGAACGAGGGGTGTCTTTCCCCAGGCTGGGGCGCCTGCTCCCCTCCGCCACCAGCAATCCCACAatcaccccccacccctcctgCTGCTGGAGGCTCTTTGGAGAAGTGGGTGCAGAAGGACTGGCATCTTCAGTGGCTCAGGGGGGCTTGGCAGGAAGAGAGCAGGCTGGATGGGACTCAGACTCTGCTCTCAGTGaggagggggaggctggaaggACTGCAGAGGGGGACTTGATGGAGGGATCCGGGATGAGGAAAAGCCAGAGACCGCTGGAGGGGAGAcctaaggaggaagaagaagaggaaactcCGGGCTGTAGTGACTGTGAGATGGCGGCCAGTGGATCAG ATCCCAGCCCCCCAGATGATGACCCCAAATGTGATCAGCTCCTCTTGGAGGCCCCCAAACAGAGGAAGAAGCGATCCCGAGCAGCCTTCTCCCATGCCCAGGTCTTTGAGCTGGAGAGACGATTTAACCACCAACGTTACCTGTCTGGCCCCGAACGTGCTGACCTAGCCGCGTCCTTGAAGCTCACAGAGACCCAGGTGAAGATCTGGTTCCAGAACCGGCGCTACAAGACCAAACGAAGGCAGATGGCAGCAGATTTATTGGCTGCAGCTCCAGCTGCTAAGAAGGTGGCTGTCAAAGTTCTGGTCAGGGATGATCAGAGGCAGTACCAGCCTGGAGAAGTACTGAGACCCTCCCTACTGCCTCTTCAACCTCCCTACTACTACCCCTACTACTGTGCCTTGCCAGGCTGGACATTATCCGCAGCCGCAGTTGCTGCCTGCACTGGGGGGACGCCCTAA